In Kineococcus mangrovi, the following are encoded in one genomic region:
- a CDS encoding NUDIX domain-containing protein, producing MSFPEELGVPVLDGADLADAPVQRTVSESETVFHGRVWDVVRERVELPDGGTVVRDLQRHPGAVTVLALDEDENVLFVRQYRHPVRRELWELPAGLLDVAGEEPLLAAQRELAEEADLVAADWAVVADWFNSPGGSSEANRIYLARGLSAVPEVERHVREDEEKDLVPVRVPLAQAVRAVLEGRLANPGSVIGVLALQAAKAGGWADLRPAGAPWPTGLGRSRD from the coding sequence GTGAGCTTCCCCGAGGAGCTCGGTGTCCCCGTCCTCGACGGGGCGGACCTCGCCGACGCCCCCGTGCAGCGGACGGTGTCCGAGAGCGAGACCGTCTTCCACGGCCGGGTCTGGGACGTCGTGCGCGAGCGGGTGGAGCTGCCGGACGGCGGGACCGTCGTGCGCGACCTGCAGCGCCACCCCGGCGCGGTGACCGTCCTGGCCCTCGACGAGGACGAGAACGTCCTGTTCGTCCGCCAGTACCGGCACCCCGTGCGCCGGGAGCTGTGGGAACTGCCGGCCGGTCTGCTCGACGTGGCGGGGGAGGAGCCCCTGCTCGCGGCGCAGCGGGAACTGGCCGAGGAGGCCGACCTGGTCGCCGCCGACTGGGCCGTCGTGGCGGACTGGTTCAACTCCCCGGGCGGCTCGAGCGAGGCCAACCGCATCTACCTGGCGCGCGGGCTGTCCGCGGTCCCCGAGGTCGAGCGGCACGTGCGCGAGGACGAGGAGAAGGACCTGGTGCCGGTGCGGGTCCCGCTCGCGCAGGCGGTCCGGGCCGTGCTGGAGGGCCGGCTGGCCAACCCGGGCAGCGTCATCGGCGTGCTCGCCCTGCAGGCCGCGAAGGCGGGCGGCTGGGCGGACCTGCGCCCGGCCGGCGCACCCTGGCCGACCGGGCTGGGCAGGTCCCGGGACTGA
- a CDS encoding CTP synthase, whose product MANRSTPESQTQHVFVTGGVASSLGKGLTASSLGRLLRARGLRVAMQKLDPYLNVDPGTMNPFQHGEVFVTDDGAETDLDIGHYERFLDVRFDASANVTTGQVYSAVIAKERRGEYLGDTVQVIPHITNEIVDRMRAQARDDIDVIITEVGGTVGDIESLPFLEAARQVRQRLGRDNVFFVHVSLVPYIGPSGELKTKPTQHSVAQLRNIGIQPDAIVCRADREIPEGVKRKIASMCDVDDEAVVAAIDAPSIYDIPKVLHREGLDAYLVRKLNLSFRDVDWSTWDDLLRRVHNPRRRVEIALVGKYIDLPDAYLSVTEALRAGGFAEDAKVDVRWVASDECATPEGAQKQLHGVDAVCVPGGFGVRGIEGKLGALRWTRENGVPTLGLCLGLQCMVIEYARNVAGLADASSTEFEPDAQHPVIATMAEQREIVSGEGDMGGTMRLGSYEAVLQSGSVVAATYGSERISERHRHRYEVNNTYREQLTAQGLVFSGTSPDRELVEFVELPADVHPYYVGTQAHPEFKSRPTRSHPLFSGLVAAALRRQREEQLIDVDPEPADVAGDVADDVTGEELSDVTS is encoded by the coding sequence GTGGCGAACCGCAGCACCCCCGAGTCCCAGACCCAGCACGTCTTCGTCACCGGGGGGGTGGCCAGCTCCCTCGGGAAGGGTCTGACGGCCTCCAGCCTCGGTCGTCTGCTCCGGGCGCGCGGTCTGCGCGTGGCGATGCAGAAGCTCGACCCGTACCTCAACGTCGACCCCGGGACGATGAACCCGTTCCAGCACGGTGAGGTGTTCGTCACCGACGACGGCGCCGAGACCGACCTCGACATCGGCCACTACGAGCGCTTCCTCGACGTCCGCTTCGACGCCTCGGCGAACGTCACCACCGGTCAGGTGTACTCCGCGGTCATCGCCAAGGAGCGGCGCGGGGAGTACCTCGGCGACACCGTCCAGGTCATCCCGCACATCACCAACGAGATCGTCGACCGGATGCGCGCGCAGGCCCGCGACGACATCGACGTCATCATCACCGAGGTCGGCGGCACCGTCGGCGACATCGAGTCGCTGCCGTTCCTGGAGGCCGCCCGCCAGGTCCGCCAGCGCCTGGGTCGCGACAACGTGTTCTTCGTCCACGTCTCGCTCGTGCCGTACATCGGCCCCAGCGGTGAGCTGAAGACCAAGCCGACGCAGCACTCCGTCGCCCAGCTGCGCAACATCGGCATCCAGCCCGACGCCATCGTCTGCCGCGCCGACCGGGAGATCCCCGAGGGCGTCAAGCGCAAGATCGCCTCGATGTGCGACGTGGACGACGAGGCCGTGGTCGCCGCGATCGACGCCCCCTCGATCTACGACATCCCGAAGGTGCTCCACCGCGAGGGCCTGGACGCCTACCTCGTGCGGAAGCTGAACCTCAGCTTCCGCGACGTGGACTGGTCCACGTGGGACGACCTGCTGCGCCGCGTGCACAACCCGCGTCGCCGCGTCGAGATCGCCCTCGTGGGCAAGTACATCGACCTCCCCGACGCCTACCTGTCGGTGACCGAGGCGTTGCGCGCCGGGGGGTTCGCCGAAGACGCCAAGGTCGACGTCCGCTGGGTCGCCTCCGACGAGTGCGCCACCCCCGAAGGGGCGCAGAAGCAGCTGCACGGGGTGGACGCGGTCTGCGTCCCGGGTGGTTTCGGCGTGCGCGGCATCGAGGGCAAGCTCGGCGCCCTGCGCTGGACGCGGGAGAACGGCGTGCCGACCCTGGGGCTGTGCCTGGGCCTGCAGTGCATGGTCATCGAGTACGCCCGCAACGTGGCCGGTCTGGCCGACGCGAGCTCCACGGAGTTCGAACCCGACGCGCAGCACCCCGTCATCGCCACGATGGCCGAGCAGCGCGAGATCGTCTCCGGCGAGGGCGACATGGGCGGCACGATGCGCCTGGGGTCCTACGAGGCCGTCCTGCAGAGCGGTTCGGTCGTGGCCGCCACGTACGGCAGCGAACGCATCTCCGAACGCCACCGGCACCGTTACGAGGTGAACAACACCTACCGCGAGCAGCTGACGGCGCAGGGCCTGGTGTTCTCCGGCACGTCCCCGGACCGCGAACTCGTCGAGTTCGTCGAGCTGCCCGCCGACGTGCACCCGTACTACGTGGGCACCCAGGCCCACCCGGAGTTCAAGTCCCGTCCCACGCGCTCGCACCCGTTGTTCTCCGGCCTCGTCGCCGCCGCCCTGCGCCGCCAGCGCGAGGAGCAGCTCATCGACGTCGACCCCGAACCGGCCGACGTGGCCGGTGACGTGGCCGACGACGTGACGGGTGAGGAACTCTCGGACGTGACCTCGTGA
- a CDS encoding methyl-accepting chemotaxis protein, whose amino-acid sequence MNLRALRRAPRTTGPDHHEVLRALVDVASRAAAGDLEARVPHLGDDDLLVDLRRAFNHQLDMTDAFVRDASATLESASEGRFHRRFLLGGTRGAFRHGAGVIDAARRASAAAGTELDRATTARLALADELESTVLSASEQVSAGATSAGSSAAELARTARDAVTEVQRAVASVESLRTASARIEEAVQLIEKVAAQTRLLSLNATIEAERAGQAGRGFAVVAEEVKSLAEQAAQSNAVIAAQVAASMQATEEAVAVIEGVARRIEGMDAEVGAISDAVSGGYGSVGLSEVAGLLQQQVTGFVATVRGS is encoded by the coding sequence GTGAACCTCCGCGCCCTGCGCCGCGCCCCCAGGACCACGGGGCCCGACCACCACGAGGTCCTGCGGGCCCTCGTCGACGTCGCCAGCCGCGCCGCGGCCGGCGACCTGGAGGCGCGCGTGCCGCACCTGGGCGACGACGACCTGCTCGTCGACCTGCGGCGCGCCTTCAACCACCAGCTCGACATGACCGACGCCTTCGTCCGCGACGCCTCCGCGACCCTGGAGTCGGCCAGCGAGGGCCGCTTCCACCGCCGCTTCCTGCTGGGGGGCACGCGGGGCGCGTTCCGCCACGGGGCCGGGGTCATCGACGCCGCCCGCCGGGCCAGCGCCGCCGCCGGGACCGAGCTGGACCGGGCGACCACCGCACGGCTGGCACTGGCCGACGAGCTCGAGAGCACCGTGCTGTCGGCCTCGGAACAGGTGTCCGCCGGCGCCACGAGCGCGGGCTCGAGCGCCGCGGAACTGGCGCGGACCGCGCGCGACGCCGTCACGGAGGTCCAGCGCGCCGTCGCCAGCGTCGAGTCGCTGCGCACCGCCTCGGCCCGCATCGAGGAAGCCGTCCAGCTCATCGAGAAGGTCGCCGCCCAGACGCGGCTGCTGTCCCTCAACGCCACCATCGAGGCCGAGCGCGCCGGGCAGGCCGGCCGCGGGTTCGCGGTCGTGGCCGAGGAGGTCAAGAGCCTGGCCGAGCAGGCCGCCCAGTCCAACGCCGTCATCGCGGCGCAGGTGGCGGCGAGCATGCAGGCCACCGAGGAGGCCGTGGCCGTCATCGAGGGCGTCGCCCGGCGCATCGAGGGGATGGACGCCGAGGTCGGTGCCATCTCCGACGCCGTGTCCGGCGGCTACGGCTCCGTCGGCCTGTCGGAGGTCGCCGGTCTCCTGCAGCAGCAGGTGACCGGCTTCGTCGCCACCGTCCGCGGGTCCTGA
- a CDS encoding site-specific tyrosine recombinase XerD encodes MSAAPPDARPVPPAGQEPAALQRAVRDYLGHLHVERGLSENTVGAYRRDLARYVRFLAARGLLEPGEVDEATVSAFVVALRSGEDGGAALTASSAARTASAVRGWHRFLHAEGRSLADPAVLVRPPTPPRRLPAALTVEEVERLLETAGLGGDGPQAAVPLRDRALLELLYGCGARISEAVGLDVDDVSPQVLGETGVVRLRGKGSKERIVPVGSYAQAALERYVVRSRPHLAAQGRGTPALFLNTRGGRLSRQSAWAVLRSAAGRAGITRAVSPHTLRHSFATHLLRGGADVRVVQELLGHASVATTQVYTLVTADDLREVHAESHPRALLTGPRSGPAEPDGTDPSPPPVRDGD; translated from the coding sequence GTGTCCGCCGCTCCCCCCGACGCGCGGCCGGTCCCGCCCGCCGGGCAGGAGCCGGCCGCCCTGCAGCGCGCGGTGCGCGACTACCTCGGGCACCTGCACGTCGAGCGGGGTCTGTCGGAGAACACCGTGGGCGCCTACCGGCGCGACCTGGCCCGCTACGTCCGGTTCCTGGCCGCCCGCGGCCTCCTCGAGCCCGGGGAGGTCGACGAGGCCACCGTCAGCGCCTTCGTCGTCGCGCTGCGCTCGGGGGAGGACGGCGGCGCCGCCCTCACGGCCAGCTCCGCGGCGCGGACCGCCTCGGCCGTGCGGGGCTGGCACCGCTTCCTGCACGCCGAGGGACGCAGCCTCGCCGACCCCGCCGTCCTGGTCCGCCCGCCGACCCCGCCGCGGCGGCTGCCGGCGGCCCTGACCGTGGAGGAGGTGGAGCGGTTGCTGGAGACCGCCGGTCTCGGTGGGGACGGACCGCAGGCCGCCGTCCCGCTGCGCGACCGGGCCCTCCTGGAGCTGCTGTACGGCTGCGGGGCCCGCATCAGCGAGGCCGTGGGCCTGGACGTCGACGACGTCTCCCCGCAGGTGCTGGGGGAGACGGGGGTGGTGCGGTTGCGCGGCAAGGGTTCCAAGGAGCGGATCGTCCCCGTGGGCTCGTACGCGCAGGCCGCGCTGGAACGCTACGTCGTCCGCTCCCGCCCGCACCTGGCCGCCCAGGGGCGCGGCACCCCGGCGCTGTTCCTCAACACCCGCGGCGGCCGGCTGTCCCGGCAGAGCGCCTGGGCGGTCCTGCGGTCCGCGGCCGGGCGGGCCGGGATCACGCGCGCCGTCTCGCCGCACACGTTGCGGCACTCCTTCGCCACGCACCTGCTGCGCGGCGGGGCCGACGTCCGCGTCGTGCAGGAGCTGCTGGGCCACGCCTCGGTGGCCACGACGCAGGTCTACACCCTGGTGACGGCGGACGACCTGCGCGAGGTCCACGCCGAGTCCCACCCGCGCGCCCTGCTCACCGGCCCCCGCAGCGGCCCGGCGGAGCCGGACGGCACCGACCCGTCGCCACCACCGGTGCGCGACGGCGACTAA
- a CDS encoding PAS domain-containing protein: MRASRTTPTGVERRFGDDELIVTKTDSRGVITYANEVFLRVSALTEAEVVGQPHNVIRHPGMPRGVFDLLWETLRSGSEMFAYVVNLAADGAHYWVLAHVTPSVDAQGKLLGYHSNRRVPDPAAVAAVRRLYDDLLAVEAQHSRPADAVRASRAALADRLAAAGQTYEEFVWSLTPEGAAA, from the coding sequence ATGCGCGCATCCAGAACCACACCCACGGGTGTCGAGCGCCGTTTCGGTGACGACGAGCTCATCGTCACCAAGACGGACTCGCGGGGTGTCATCACTTACGCCAACGAGGTCTTCCTGCGGGTGTCGGCACTGACCGAGGCCGAGGTGGTCGGGCAGCCGCACAACGTCATCCGGCACCCGGGGATGCCCCGCGGTGTCTTCGACCTGCTCTGGGAGACCCTGCGCAGCGGCAGCGAGATGTTCGCCTACGTCGTCAACCTCGCCGCCGACGGTGCGCACTACTGGGTCCTGGCGCACGTCACGCCCAGCGTCGACGCGCAGGGCAAGCTGCTCGGCTACCACTCCAACCGCCGCGTCCCCGACCCGGCCGCCGTGGCCGCGGTGCGGCGCCTGTACGACGACCTCCTGGCCGTGGAGGCCCAGCACTCCCGGCCCGCCGACGCGGTCCGGGCCTCCCGCGCCGCGCTGGCCGACCGGCTCGCGGCCGCGGGCCAGACCTACGAGGAGTTCGTGTGGTCGCTGACCCCCGAAGGAGCCGCCGCGTGA
- a CDS encoding ParA family protein has product MNGPTGRPVPAFPVPAPLDHHGPARVISMCNQKGGVGKTTTTINLGAALAEYGRRVLLVDFDPQGALSAGLGINPHELDKTVYQLLMERGTDVREVIRETAVEGLDLLPANIDLSAAEVQLVGEVARESVLARALRPALSDYDVVLIDCQPSLGLLTVNALTASHGVLIPLECEFFALRGVALLVETIEKVQERLNPGLEIDGILATMYDGRTLHSREVVTRVVDAFGDDVFHTVIGRTVKFPDATVAAEPITSYAGNHPGAEAYRQLARELVARGDAA; this is encoded by the coding sequence TTGAACGGCCCCACGGGCCGCCCCGTCCCGGCCTTCCCCGTGCCGGCCCCCCTGGACCACCACGGCCCGGCCCGCGTCATCTCGATGTGCAACCAGAAGGGCGGCGTCGGCAAGACGACGACGACCATCAACCTCGGCGCGGCGCTCGCGGAGTACGGCCGGCGGGTGCTGCTCGTGGACTTCGACCCGCAGGGTGCGCTGTCCGCCGGGTTGGGCATCAACCCCCACGAGCTCGACAAGACGGTCTACCAGCTCCTCATGGAGCGCGGGACCGACGTGCGCGAGGTCATCCGCGAGACGGCGGTCGAGGGGCTCGACCTGCTGCCGGCCAACATCGACCTGTCCGCGGCCGAGGTCCAGCTCGTCGGGGAGGTGGCGCGCGAGAGCGTCCTGGCGCGCGCGCTGCGGCCGGCGCTGAGCGACTACGACGTCGTCCTCATCGACTGCCAGCCGTCGCTGGGCCTGCTGACGGTCAACGCGCTCACCGCCTCCCACGGCGTCCTGATCCCGCTGGAGTGCGAGTTCTTCGCCCTGCGCGGGGTGGCGCTGCTGGTGGAGACCATCGAGAAGGTGCAGGAGCGGCTCAACCCGGGGCTGGAGATCGACGGCATCCTCGCGACGATGTACGACGGCCGCACCCTGCACAGCCGCGAGGTGGTGACGCGCGTCGTGGACGCCTTCGGCGACGACGTGTTCCACACCGTGATCGGTCGGACGGTGAAGTTCCCGGACGCCACCGTCGCGGCCGAACCCATCACGTCCTACGCCGGCAACCACCCCGGTGCCGAGGCCTACCGCCAGCTCGCCCGCGAGCTCGTGGCCCGCGGGGACGCGGCCTGA
- a CDS encoding CpaF family protein, giving the protein MSTPHRLDHDLVRHVRQAVADRLTAFRRGEHAAGRPPLSAADERQFARSLVVQVLEDHARAELAAGREPLTPAGEEAVAAAVGAALFGVGRLQPLLEDPDVENVDVNGCDRVFVSYADGREEVHDPVAESDEDLVELVQVLAGTVGLASRPFDAANPQLDLRLPDGSRLSAVMGVCRRPALSIRRARLASATLTDLVASGTMTDDLAQFLRAAVRARKNIMIAGSTNSGKTTLLRALAAEIGPHERLITVERALELGLDAQPGHPNAVALEERLPNSEGQGAVSMADLVRRSLRMNPSRVIVGEVLGDEIVTMLNAMSQGNDGSLSTIHANSSAEVFNRIATYALQASERLPVEATHLLVAGAVDFVVFLHKQNTHHLGGGLRRVVASVREVTGVDGRVLSSEVFLAGADGTARAHAPLQRADDLAAAGYVAPVLEGWAS; this is encoded by the coding sequence GTGAGCACTCCCCACCGCCTGGACCACGACCTCGTCCGCCACGTCCGGCAGGCCGTCGCCGACCGGCTCACCGCGTTCCGCCGCGGTGAGCACGCCGCCGGCCGCCCGCCGCTGTCGGCCGCCGACGAACGGCAGTTCGCCCGCTCCCTCGTCGTGCAGGTCCTGGAGGACCACGCCCGCGCCGAGCTCGCCGCCGGCCGCGAACCCCTCACGCCCGCCGGGGAGGAGGCCGTGGCCGCCGCCGTCGGCGCCGCGCTGTTCGGCGTGGGCCGCCTCCAGCCGCTGCTGGAGGACCCCGACGTGGAGAACGTGGACGTCAACGGGTGCGACCGCGTCTTCGTCAGCTACGCCGACGGCCGCGAGGAGGTGCACGACCCCGTCGCCGAGTCCGACGAGGACCTCGTCGAGCTCGTCCAGGTCCTGGCCGGGACCGTGGGCCTGGCCAGCCGGCCCTTCGACGCGGCGAACCCGCAGCTGGACCTGCGCCTGCCCGACGGGTCGCGCCTGTCGGCCGTCATGGGCGTGTGCCGCCGGCCCGCCCTCAGCATCCGTCGCGCGCGGCTGGCGAGCGCCACCCTCACCGACCTCGTGGCCTCCGGGACGATGACCGACGACCTCGCGCAGTTCCTGCGCGCCGCCGTCCGCGCCCGCAAGAACATCATGATCGCCGGGTCGACGAACTCGGGGAAGACGACCCTGCTGCGGGCGCTCGCGGCCGAGATCGGCCCGCACGAACGGCTCATCACCGTCGAGCGCGCCCTGGAACTCGGCCTCGACGCCCAGCCCGGGCACCCCAACGCCGTCGCCCTCGAGGAGCGGTTGCCCAACTCCGAGGGGCAGGGGGCGGTGAGCATGGCCGACCTCGTCCGCCGGTCCCTGCGCATGAACCCCAGCCGCGTCATCGTCGGCGAGGTCCTCGGCGACGAGATCGTCACCATGCTCAACGCCATGAGCCAGGGCAACGACGGCTCGCTGTCGACGATCCACGCCAACTCCTCCGCCGAGGTGTTCAACCGGATCGCGACCTACGCGCTGCAGGCGTCCGAGCGCCTGCCCGTGGAGGCCACCCACCTGCTCGTCGCGGGCGCCGTCGACTTCGTCGTCTTCCTGCACAAGCAGAACACCCACCACCTCGGCGGCGGGCTGCGCCGCGTCGTGGCGAGCGTGCGCGAGGTGACCGGGGTCGACGGCCGCGTGCTCAGTTCCGAGGTGTTCCTCGCCGGGGCGGACGGGACCGCCCGCGCGCACGCACCCCTGCAGCGCGCCGACGACCTCGCCGCCGCCGGTTACGTCGCTCCGGTCCTCGAGGGGTGGGCCTCGTGA
- a CDS encoding SAF domain-containing protein, which produces MPTTSPSLPHARVPLVPGGSATGSPAGSRLPGPVRERRPVLTALGLVLVVAGALGSALVVHRTGERVDVLVARHDIAPGQLVTAADLRTARVAADGAAVVPAGALGGFVGTHATTRIPADTLVNRTMFLAGGTVPTGAAVVGVVVRPEQRPTAPLVAGDVVRAYLVAADGVSTVSGQPAGTVLLDAARVVGGGMSGDPAPGAPDVTATSSAGDVSLLVPETDAASVVAAAAAGQVALVRLAGASVPSVDLAGS; this is translated from the coding sequence ATGCCCACCACCTCCCCGTCGCTCCCGCACGCCCGGGTGCCCCTCGTCCCCGGGGGTTCCGCGACCGGTTCTCCGGCCGGGTCCCGCCTGCCGGGCCCAGTCCGGGAGCGCCGCCCGGTGCTCACCGCCCTCGGCCTCGTCCTCGTCGTGGCCGGCGCGCTGGGCAGCGCCCTGGTGGTCCACCGCACCGGCGAGCGGGTCGACGTCCTGGTCGCGCGCCACGACATCGCCCCCGGCCAGCTCGTCACGGCCGCGGACCTGCGCACCGCCCGCGTCGCCGCCGACGGGGCCGCGGTCGTCCCCGCCGGCGCGCTGGGCGGCTTCGTCGGCACCCACGCCACGACCCGCATCCCCGCCGACACCCTCGTCAACCGGACGATGTTCCTCGCCGGCGGCACGGTCCCCACCGGGGCGGCCGTCGTCGGTGTCGTGGTGCGCCCCGAGCAGCGGCCCACGGCACCGCTCGTGGCCGGTGACGTCGTCCGCGCCTACCTCGTCGCCGCCGACGGGGTGAGCACCGTCAGCGGCCAGCCCGCCGGGACGGTCCTGCTCGACGCCGCCCGCGTCGTCGGCGGCGGCATGTCCGGCGACCCGGCGCCCGGCGCGCCGGACGTGACGGCCACCTCGAGCGCCGGGGACGTCTCGCTGCTGGTCCCCGAGACCGACGCCGCCTCCGTCGTGGCGGCCGCCGCGGCCGGTCAGGTCGCCCTCGTCCGCCTCGCCGGGGCCAGCGTCCCGTCCGTCGACCTGGCCGGGAGCTGA
- a CDS encoding AMP-binding protein, with the protein MGEQAGTDVVGAGFTRFSEEHAQGQLIPRIVDVALARADEVVVADPGTRLTGAGLLQRADLVRAAVLAHHRAEDRDPQQVPVAVLRGHDAGAVAAVVGVIAAGHPVVVLDPTTPAVRLRHHVEAAGATLVVSDTERRGAAAQVATTVVDPDSHLGAGDGSDHLTAASALSGRTAAPDDVAVIVYTSGSTGEPKGVACDHRSILHDTWVNAEATGAYPAGSVVAHLLPMAFSAGTTPTLAGLLAGSRLELFDPRRRSVTELGPFLREVGADVLLASPAVLRGVVMALGPQGRLTGLRTVTMAGETVHGAELAAVRRAVGPDCVLRNRYGSTETWLMSEYAIGGDDEAPEGATPVGWAVPGARLQVERSDGSLADTGTGRVVLTSRWLGGRYWRDPVRTAEVFCDNPDGSRTFRTSDVGTLGPDGCLRLLGRSDHSVKVRGLLVEPGEVDALLFAQPDVREAVVVGRPNPRTGRTGLVAYVVPEGPRPQASAVRAVVRENLPSHMVPEHVVFLQALPRTERGKLDRSQLPEPPRSSAPFEVPRSGWEDVVHEQFCAVLELEDLSVHDDFFELGGDSLAAEALVSRVAALGADGVDTTGGTSTVAAAPTVASFAAAVRSQTRSARPTLVPLRIGGRGRPLFVVAGAGGAALALRTLAQRLVPGFPVLGLQANGLENRALPDWSVERMARRNVTTVREQQPQGPYRLAGHSLGALIALEMAQQLRRSGEDVELLAVLDSFPPDPDLMPVPQFPGPYAKVKETLSLALTGIKAHPGLGHYVRFFRQGNFLQRRYTTEAYPGRTLVVVAADDVDAPARTQWAPHLSGSFDVVPVPGEHMSILRDPRVQAVAEALSREIAAERADVPTGPGELADR; encoded by the coding sequence GTGGGGGAACAGGCAGGGACGGACGTCGTGGGCGCGGGGTTCACGAGGTTCTCCGAGGAGCACGCGCAGGGGCAGCTGATCCCCCGCATCGTCGACGTCGCCCTGGCGCGCGCCGACGAGGTCGTGGTGGCCGACCCCGGCACGCGGCTGACCGGGGCCGGTCTCCTGCAGCGCGCGGACCTCGTGCGTGCGGCGGTGCTCGCGCACCACCGCGCCGAGGACCGGGACCCGCAGCAGGTGCCCGTCGCCGTCCTGCGCGGTCACGACGCGGGCGCCGTCGCGGCCGTCGTGGGCGTCATCGCCGCCGGTCACCCCGTCGTGGTCCTGGACCCCACGACCCCGGCCGTCCGCCTGCGCCACCACGTCGAGGCGGCGGGGGCCACGCTCGTCGTCAGCGACACCGAGCGGCGCGGTGCGGCGGCCCAGGTCGCGACGACCGTCGTGGACCCCGACTCCCACCTCGGGGCGGGTGACGGCTCCGACCACCTCACCGCCGCCTCGGCCCTGTCGGGGCGGACGGCCGCCCCCGACGACGTCGCCGTGATCGTCTACACCTCCGGGTCGACCGGCGAGCCCAAGGGCGTCGCCTGCGACCACCGCTCGATCCTGCACGACACCTGGGTCAACGCCGAGGCCACCGGCGCCTACCCCGCGGGCAGCGTCGTGGCCCACCTGCTGCCCATGGCCTTCAGCGCGGGCACGACGCCCACCCTGGCCGGTCTGCTCGCCGGCTCGCGCCTGGAGCTGTTCGACCCCCGTCGCCGGTCGGTGACCGAGCTGGGCCCCTTCCTGCGCGAGGTCGGGGCCGACGTCCTGCTGGCCTCCCCGGCCGTCCTGCGCGGTGTCGTGATGGCCCTGGGGCCGCAGGGCCGGCTCACCGGGCTGAGGACCGTCACGATGGCGGGGGAGACGGTGCACGGCGCCGAGCTCGCCGCCGTCCGGCGCGCCGTCGGTCCCGACTGCGTGCTGCGCAACCGCTACGGCTCCACCGAGACGTGGCTCATGAGCGAGTACGCGATCGGCGGGGACGACGAGGCGCCCGAGGGGGCGACGCCGGTCGGCTGGGCGGTCCCGGGCGCGCGCCTGCAGGTCGAGCGGTCGGACGGTTCGCTCGCCGACACCGGCACGGGCCGGGTCGTGCTGACCTCCCGCTGGCTGGGCGGGCGCTACTGGCGGGACCCGGTCAGGACCGCGGAGGTCTTCTGCGACAACCCCGACGGTTCGCGGACGTTCCGCACGAGCGACGTCGGCACGCTGGGCCCGGACGGGTGCCTGCGGCTGCTGGGCCGCAGCGACCACAGCGTGAAGGTCCGTGGCCTGCTCGTCGAACCCGGCGAGGTCGACGCCCTGCTGTTCGCCCAGCCCGACGTGCGCGAGGCGGTGGTCGTGGGGCGCCCGAACCCCCGGACCGGGCGGACGGGTCTCGTGGCCTACGTCGTGCCCGAGGGGCCGCGGCCGCAGGCGTCCGCCGTGCGTGCGGTCGTGCGCGAGAACCTGCCCTCGCACATGGTCCCCGAGCACGTCGTGTTTCTCCAGGCCCTGCCCCGCACCGAGCGCGGCAAGCTCGACCGCTCGCAGCTGCCGGAACCGCCGCGCAGCAGCGCGCCGTTCGAGGTGCCGCGCTCGGGCTGGGAGGACGTCGTCCACGAGCAGTTCTGCGCGGTCCTCGAACTCGAGGACCTCTCCGTCCACGACGACTTCTTCGAACTCGGCGGGGACTCCCTGGCGGCCGAGGCCCTCGTGAGCCGCGTGGCGGCCCTCGGAGCCGACGGGGTCGACACCACCGGCGGCACCTCCACCGTCGCCGCCGCGCCCACCGTGGCCTCCTTCGCCGCGGCGGTGCGCTCGCAGACCCGCAGCGCCCGGCCGACCCTCGTGCCCCTGCGGATCGGGGGGCGGGGGCGGCCGCTGTTCGTCGTCGCCGGCGCCGGCGGGGCCGCCCTCGCCCTGCGCACCCTCGCCCAGCGGCTGGTCCCCGGGTTCCCCGTCCTGGGGTTGCAGGCCAACGGGTTGGAGAACCGCGCCCTGCCGGACTGGTCGGTCGAACGGATGGCGCGCCGGAACGTGACCACGGTGCGCGAACAGCAACCGCAGGGGCCCTACCGGCTCGCCGGGCACTCCCTGGGCGCCCTGATCGCCCTGGAGATGGCCCAGCAGCTGCGGCGCTCGGGCGAGGACGTCGAACTCCTCGCGGTCCTCGACTCCTTCCCCCCCGACCCCGACCTCATGCCCGTCCCGCAGTTCCCCGGCCCGTACGCCAAGGTGAAGGAAACCCTGTCGCTGGCCCTCACCGGCATCAAGGCGCACCCCGGCCTCGGGCACTACGTGCGCTTCTTCCGGCAGGGGAACTTCCTGCAGCGCAGGTACACCACCGAGGCCTACCCCGGCCGCACCCTCGTCGTCGTGGCCGCCGACGACGTCGACGCGCCCGCGCGGACGCAGTGGGCGCCGCACCTGTCCGGCAGCTTCGACGTCGTCCCCGTGCCCGGGGAGCACATGTCGATCCTGCGCGACCCCCGGGTCCAGGCCGTCGCCGAGGCCCTCTCGCGCGAGATCGCCGCGGAGCGGGCGGACGTGCCCACGGGGCCGGGGGAACTCGCCGACCGCTGA